TGCAACCGTCTTTTCTCTGACCCGTGTAGCCCTCCTGGGGCGAGGGTTGTCGAACATGCTGACGTGGACGTTCCACCCGTCGTGACGGTGGAACGCCTGACGTGGGGTCGGCGTGGTTCAGCTCAGCTATCTAGGCAGCCGGGACCTCCTGCGGGGTGCGGGCCGGCAGCTCACGGAAGAACTCACCGCGGGTCAGCATCGCGAAGATGACGTTGCACCGTCGCCGGGCCAGACACATCACCGCCGCATTGTGCCGCTTACCCTCGGCCCGTTTCTTCGCGTAGTACGCCCTGGACGCCTCATGGCAGTTCGATGCGACCCACGCAGATCGGAACAGGGCATTCTTGAGCCTCTTGTTACCTGACCTGGCCGGGAACTCACCCCTGATTGACGTGCCGGAGCGTCTCGTCACCGGGGCGATCCCGGCGTAAGCAGCCAGGTGGGCGGCATCGGGGAAGTCGGAACAGTCGCCGACGGCCAGGAGGATGTTTGCGGCGGTCTTGATGCCGACTCCCGGCATCGACATCAAGACCTCGGCAAGAGGGAAGTCGTCCAGCATCTCCTCGACCTGCCCTGCGATGGACTCACGTTGAGCCTTCAACGACTTGATGTTGGTGGCCAGCATCGGTATCGCGATTTCGGCGGCCCCGGTGCCGGGTACGGTGACGGTCTGGGCTCCGAGGGCCTGGAAGATGTCGTCGACCAGGGCTTCCGGGTCCTTCTTAGCGTGATTTCGTGCCCAGGCCAGAACCCGGGCCTTACCCGACTTCTTCAGCTTGGTGGGGCCGCCGTAGTGGATCAGCAGGTCCAGTACGAATGCACGTTGCAGGACTTCGCCGGCGAACACGCGCTCCAGTGACGGGTAGATCTGCACCAGGATGCTGCGCAGCCGGTTGATGGTGCGAGTGCAGTCGCGGGCGATGTCGTCGTCCAGGCCGGACAGCATCTTGAGTGCTGACAGGACCTCGTCGTTGCGGTCGACGACCCGCAGAGTATGCGGCATGGTGCGGGCGGTGTCGGCGATGATGAACGCGTCGCGGGGATCGGTCTTGGCCTGACCGGGGTACAGGTCGGCTGCCTTGCGCATCGCCAGGCCTGGCAGATAGGCGACACCGCACCCGGTGGCACGGGCCACGGCGACCGGGAGGGCGCCGATGGTGTTGGGCTGGTCGACGATCAGCAGCACACGGCCGTGCTCTTTGAGCTCGTTGAACAGGGCGGTGAGGTGGGCTTCGTCCTGCGGCAGGCCTTTGCCGTAGAGCCTGGTGCCGTCGGCGAGTAGGGCGCAGCCGTGGTGGGCGGTCTTGCCGACGTCGAGTCCGAGGTAGACGTCGTAGCCGGTGGTGTCTTCCATGGTGTTTTCCCTCCTTGATCCTGGGGAGGTCGGTGTGGTTGTGGTGGAAGATCACTGGTGGTCAGACACTCGTCGCGGGCACCCACGTTACGAAGAGACTTCACGGAACTGTGGCCGTGAGCCGCGTCCCTATTAGCCGTCGGCGTGCGTCCTGGTTCCCCGGTGGCAACACCCCCCGGATCATGTCGAACAACAGGGCGAGTAAGCCATACCGAGGCCAGTGACCTGTCCCCGAGGGTACGGGGACTGGATCAAGGTAACGGGCGCCGGAGTCAACGCCGGGTCAGCGCCGGGTCAGCGCCCGTGTCGGTTTTCCGAACCCAGGGGTCGGGCGACTCCTGCAGATGTCGGGTTCACGAGCCGAGGTGTCGCTTGAGAACAGGAAAAAAGACCTGTCGGTTCTTTCCGCGGACATCGGGGTCGGGCGCGTGTCCACAACCTCCCCTGGCGTACTGCCGGACCGCCCGTGCAGGTCAGTGCCGGTCAGTGCCGGTCAGTGCCGGTCAGTGCCGGTCATGCCGGTCAGTGGTCTCCGCCACCTCCGGCCAGCCCGCGGCGCTCCAGCAGCGGTTCCACACTGCGCTGCTGTCCGCGGAACATCCAGAAGGCATCGTCGTAGTCGATGGTGGCGCCCCGAGACAGGATCATCCGACGGAACCGGTCACCGGCGAACCCGACATCGTCCGGGTCCGGGGCAGCGGCACCGACAGCGTCACCACTGGCACCACTGTCACCGGTACCGCCGGTACCGCCGGTCGCCGCGCCGGTGTCGACAAAGGCCCGGAACCCGTCGGCGTCGAGCACCTCCGCCCACAGGTAGCTCCAGTAGTCGGCCGAGTACCCGCCGGCGAAGATGTGGTTGAAGTAGGTCGACCGGTACCGCGGGGCGATCGCCGGCACCGCGGCCGGCCCGACCCCCGCCGCCTCCAGCGCCTCCGTCTCGAAGGCCGCCACATCGGTGACCCGGTCCGCCTGGGCCGCCGACAACCGGTGCCACGCCAGGTCGAGCCAGCACGCCGCAAGATACTCGGTGGTACTGAACCCCTGTCCCCACTGCTGCTGCGCACGCACCGCGGTGACCAGCTCCGGAGGCAGCTGTTCACCGGTCTCCACATGGTGGGCGTAGTTGGCGAGCACGGCGGGCTCCAGCGCCCAGTTCTCGTTGATCTGGCTGGGGAACTCCACGAAGTCACGGGGCACGTTGGTGCCCGACAGGCTCGGGTAGCGCACATCGGACAGCAGCCCGTGGAGGGCGTGGCCGAACTCGTGGAACACCGTCGTCACCTCGTCGAGGCTGAGCAGCGCCTGCTCCCCCGCGGCCGGCCGGGCGATGTTCAGCACGTTGACGACCACCGGGGCCTGACCGATGAGGTTGTTCTGGTCGACGAAGCTGCTCATCCAGGCGCCACCACGCTTGGTCGGGCGGGCCCACGGATCGAACAGGAACAGGCCGACAGAACGCTCCCCGTCGCGGACCTCCCAGACCGAGACATCCGGGTGGTAGCCGACGAGATCCTCCCGCGGGACGACGTCGATGCCGTAGAGCCGGTGCGCGGCGAAGAAAGCGCCGTCACGCAGCACCCGGTCGAGCGGGAAGTACTTCATCAGCTCCGCCTCGTCGACGTCGAGCTCCTCGGCACGCAGCTGTGCATCCCAGTAGGGCAGGTCGGCCTCGGTCAGCCGCGGGTCCGCGCCGCTGACCGAGGCCTTGTCCGCCGCCCGCTTGTACTCGCCGAGCGCGTTGGCGACCGCCGGCGCCGTCACCCGGTCGAGCAGGTCGTCGACCGCGGCCACGGTGCCGGCGGTCTCCTCCTCGGCGACGAAGGCCGCGTGGTTGGGGTAGCCGAGCAGTTCGGCCCGCCGGGCGCGCAGCCGCACGGTCTCCAGCACGATGTCGTCGTTGCCGGTCTCCCCGGTTCCGCGGCCGCGGGCCGCCGAAGCCTCGGCGATGCGCCGTCGGGACGCCGCATCCGACAGCTCCTCGAGCACCGGCTGGACACTGGGCAGTCCGAGCCGGACGAGCCAACCGTCCTGCCCGGCCTCCTCGGCATCGGCACGCAGCTGGTCCTTCCGGGTGCGGCTCAGCCCCGCCAGCTCCTCCTCCGCGGTGAACAGCACCGCACCGGCGTCGGTGGCGGCGACGAGGCGGCGTCCGAACGCGGTGGAGAGCTCGGCGAGCCGGGCGTCGATACCGCCGAGTTCCTCCCGGCCCGCCTCGTCGAGGTCCGCGCCACCCCGCCGGAACTGCCGCAGCCAGTGTTTCAGCAGTGCCGCGTTCTCACTGTCCTCCGGCTGCGCCGGCATGGCTTTCACCCGCGCATACAGGCCCTGGTCGAGGTTGACGGCGGTGATGTGCCGGGACAGTTCGGGGGCGACGGTCTCCTCGGCGGCGATGACGTCGGCGGTGGCGTCCGTCCCCGCGTAGTTGAAGACGATGGCCAGCACCCGCTGGAGCAGCTGTCCGCTGGCCTCGAGGGCCTCCATCGTGTTCTCCCAGGTCGGCGGTTCCGGGTTCGCCACGATGGCGGCGATCTCCGCCTCGTGGTCGGTGACGGCGGTGCGGAAGGTGGGCACCAGGTCGGCGACGTCGATGTGGGCGAAGTCGGGCAGTTCGTGGTCGAGGACCGAAGGTTCGAGCAGCGGATTCATGGTCCCCACCCTAACGGCCGCGCAGGCTAGGGTGATCCCATGGTCTCTCCTGTCCTGGATACCCCGTCCGGTCGCGTCTCCGGTTCCCTCCGCGGTTCCGGGCCGGACGCCGTCGCGGTCTTCCGCGCCGTCCCGGTCACCACCTCCTCCCCGTTCGGTGACCCGGAGCCCGCCGCACCGTGGCCGGGGGTGCTCGACTGCACCGACAGCCGGGAACGGCGCGCGCTGCGCGGGGACGGCACCGTCACCGTCTTCGCCCCGGCCGACCGGGCAGACCTGGCCGGCGCGTCGCTGCCGGTCATCGCCTGGGTCCACGGCGGACGGTACGAGGAAGGGCACGGCGACGACGGCTGGTACGACGGCACCACCCTCGCCCGCTCCGGCTGCATCGTCGTCACCCTGAACTACCGGAAGCGCTTCGCCGGGTTCCTCCCGCTCGACACTGACGACACTGACGAGTCTGACGGGACCGACGGGACTGACGGGCCGGGTTCCCGCGGCGTCGCCGATCTCCGCCACGCCCTGCAGTGGGTGCAGGAGACCGTCGCCGGGCTCGGCGGTGACCCGGACAACGTCACCCTGGCCGGCCAGTCCGCCGGCGGCGGGCTGGTGACGGCCCTGCTCGCCGACCGTCGGGCCGACCTGCTGTTCCACCGGGCGCTGGTGCTCTCCCCCGGACTGCCCCGGATCAGTGCGCGCACCGGCTGGCGGGTCCGTCGGGCGCTCGCCCGGCTGTTCCTGCGCACACCGCTGACTCGCACCCGGCTCGAGGCACTGCCCGCCCGGCGCCGGGCGGCGGCCTACCGGTGGATGGCGCGGGCCTGTGCCACCGACTGCGCCGTGGGCCCCGGCCCGGTGGACTTCGACGCCCTGCGGGAGGTGCCGCTGCTGGTCTCCACGATGCAGGACGAGTTCGTCCGCTTCCCCGGCGTCCACCAGCTCGACCGGGTACTGCACCGGCTGCACCTGTCGCCGTGGTGGGTGGCCCCGGGCATGCTGGTGCTCGGTGTGCCGTGGCGGTCGCTGCGCCGGTGGGTACGGTCGGTCGACCGTGCCCGGCCGACGGGACAGACCGTGGGGGACACGATGATCCGCCGGTGGGCGGCGGGGCTGCTGGAACATGCCCGTGGGGCCGACGTGTGGGCGTGCGAGTTCCGGGGCGGGGACAGTCACGGCGGCCGGGTTGATGCCCTGCACTGCGGGGAACTCCCGCTGTTGTTCGACACCCTGCAGGTCGGGAAGAAACTGGTCCGCGCCTTCTGCGGCCCCGGTGCACAGGAGCGGCTCGGCGGGCCCGGTGGTGCCGGGGAGCGGTTCCGGGCCGCCGTCGTCGCGTTCGCCCACGGTGCGGGGCCGGGCTGGGAGCCCTACCGGGACGAGCGGACCACGCACGTCTTCGACCTGACCGGCGGAACGGACCGGGACGTCACCGATCCGTTGCGGGAGATCCGCACCCTGCTGCCGGTCGGCTGACACCGGCACCTGCGCCCGGCCACGGTCGGGGCGACGGCCCCCGGAGCGGCCCTTTAGACTGGTCGCCATGGCACTCACCTTCCCCGACATCGACACGCTCCGTGCCCGCGGCACGATGAAGTGGACGAAATACCCCGCCGACGTCCTGCCCCTGTGGGTCGCCGAGACCGACTTCGACACCTGCCCCGCCGTCGACGACGCCGTCCGACGGGCCGTCGACCGCCAGTACTTCGGCTACCCGGTCGCCGGTGCCCGTTCCCGGAACCTCGCCGACGCGCTCGCGGAGTTCACCGCGGCCCGCCACGGCTGGAACATCGACCCGGCGAAGGTCACCTACGTCCCCGACGTCGTCCAGGGCATCTGCGTCGCCGTCGACGCCCTCACCCCCGCCGGCTCGACCATCGTCGTGCCCATGCCCGCCTACCCGCCCTTCCAGAAGGTCCCCACCGCCACCCGCCGGCCGGCCGCCTATGTGCCGATGACCGACGAGTCCGGTTTCGACCTGGCGGCCCTGGAGCGCGCCTTCACCTCGACCGACAACCCGCACGGAGTCGGCAGTCTCATCCTGTGCAACCCCTTCAACCCGCTCGGCCGGGCGTTCTCCGCCGAGGAGCTCCGCGCCGTCACCGACCTGGCGGCCCGCCACGATGTCCGCGTCATCTCCGACGAGATCCACGCCCCGCTCGTGTACTCCGGCCACCACATCCCCACCGCGACGGTCTCCGACACCGCCTACGGCAACACCGTGACAGTCACCGCCACCTCCAAGGGTTGGAACACCGCGGGCCTGAAGTGCGCCCAGATCATCGCCACCGCCGACGAGGACGCCAAGCTCATCGGCCGGCTGTCCAACGTCGTCACCGGTGAGCCCTCCACCCTCGGCATCGAGGCCGCCACCGCCGCCTACCTCGACGGCGTCCCGTGGCTCGAGGAGGAGGTCAGCTACCTCGCCGCCAACTGGGAGCACCTGCGGACCCGGCTGCCCGAGGTCCTGCCCGGGGTCCGGCTGCCGCAGCAGCAGGCGACGTTCCTCGCCTGGCTCGACGTCTCGCAGGTCGACCGGCTGCGCGGCGCCGACGGCACCGTCGCCGACCCGGCGGAGCGGCTGCGCACCCACGCCCGGGTCGCCTTCAACGAGGGCACCGATTTCGGCCCCGTGGGCCGCGGCCACGTCCGGCTGAACTTCGGCACCTCCCGCGCGGTCCTCGACGAGGCGCTGGACCGGATCGCCGAGGCCGACCTGCACACCGGAGAGGCTCTGTGAGCAGCCTGACCCGGATCGTCCGCTCCATGCGGGAGCTGTGGCCGTACTACGTCATGGTCATCGTCGCCGCCACGGCGACCTCCCTGCTCGGCCTCGCGGCACCGTTCCTCATCAAGCACGTCACCGACACGATCGTGGACGCCGCCAACGGCAGCGTCTCCGTCGGCGACGCCACCCGCACCGCCGTGTGGATCGCCGTCGCCCTGTTGTTCGCGGAGCTCGCCAACACCGTCATCCACAACATCGGCGGCTGGTTCGGCGACGTCATGGGCATGCGGATGCGGCAGATCCTGTCGAACCGCTACTTCGCCAAACTCCTGGCACTGCCGCAGCGCTACTTCGACCACCAGATCACCGGCACGATCATCTCCCGGCTGGACCGGTCGATCCTCGGGCTCACCCAGTTCCTCCAGTCCTTCGCCAACAACTTCTTCTCGATGATCCTCACGGTCATCCTCGTGCTGGCGATCTCCGCCTGGTACTACTGGCCGCTCGCCCTGCTGCTCATCGTCATCTTCCCGCTCTACCTGTGGCTCACCGCCCTCACCAGCCGGAAGTGGATGCGCTGGGAGAAGACCAAGAACGAGCACATCGACACCGCCCAGGGCCGGTTCGCCGAGGTCATCGGCCAGGTGAAGGTCGTGAAGTCCTTCGTCTCGGAGCTCCGGGAGCTGCGGCTGTTCCAGGGGCACTTCGCCGAGACCGTCGCCGTGACGAAGAAGCAGTCCGGCTGGTGGCACATGATGGACATCTTCCGCATGGCGGGGATGAACATCATCTTCTTCGCCATCTACCTCGTCCTGTTCTGGCGCACCCTGCACGGCTACTTCACCCTCGGTGACATGGTGCTCCTCGTCCAGCTGGTGACGATGGCCCGCCAGCCGGCGACGATGATGAGCTGGATGGTCGATTCCGCCCAGCGCGCCGCCGCGGGCTCCCGCGAGTACTTCGAGGCGATGGACGAGCTGGAGGAGCCCACCACGGACCCCGACCTGCTCGCGGCGTCCCGCGAGTACGGCCCGGACCTCGTCCCCGAGCGGGCGCTGCGCAACGCCGTCCCGGCGCCGCCGGCTCGCACCGGCGACGGTCCGGTGTTCAGCTTCGAGCACGTCAGTTTCGGCTACGAGGCCGATGAGCAGGTCATCCACGATGTCACGTTCACCGCCGGCCGTGGCGAGCGGGTCGCGCTCGTCGGCGAATCCGGCGGCGGCAAGTCGACGCTGGTCAACCTGCTGCTGGGCCTGTACCGGCCGACCGGCGGCACGCTGCGGATCTGCGGGCACGACATCCGTGACCTCTCCGCGGCGCAGCTGCGCGGCATGGTCGGGGTCGTGTTCCAGGAGGCGGCGCTGTTCTCCGGCACCATCCGGGAGAACATTGCCTACGCCCGCCCGGACGCCACCGACGAGGAGGTCGCCGCCGTCGCCCGCCGGGCCAACGCGGACGCCTTCATCCGCGAATTCCCCGACGGCTACGACACGGTCATCGGCGAACGCGGGCTCCGGCTCTCGGGCGGCCAGAAGCAGCGCATCGCCGTGGCCCGCGCCATGCTGAAGGACGCCCCCATCCTCGTCCTCGACGAGGCGACCTCCGCCCTCGACACCCGCTCCGAGCAGGCCGTGCAGGCCGGTCTCGAGGAGCTGATGGTCGGCCGCACCACCCTGGTCATCGCCCACCGGCTGTCGACCATCGCGACCGTCGACACGATCGTCACGCTCGACCACGGTCACGTCGACGAGATCGGCTCCCCCGGTGACCTGGCGGTCTCCGGCGGCATCTACGCCGAACTGCTCCGGCTCACGGCCAGTTCCTCGGCCGCGGACCGGGAACGGTTGAAGAAGTTCGGCTTCCACACCGACGGGGAAACAGACAGTGCCGACGGGACCGACAGCGCCGAAGGTGCCGAGGGTGCCGAGGGTGCTGTCCCCGGCACCGACGGGACAGCAGAACCCCCGGTCCGCTGACGGCGGACCGGGGGTCGGGCCCCGCGGGGCGGGGACAGTGAACTGCAGGCGGGCTACTTGTCCTTGAACTTGCCGATGACCTCGTTGGCCTTGTCGGTCACCTGGTCCTTGGCGTCCTCGAACTTCTGCTTCGCGTCGGACTTGACCTGGTCGGCCTTGCCCTCGTTCTGCAGGTCATCGTTGCCGGATGCCTGGCCCGCGGCCTCCTTGGCCTGGCCGGCGAGTCCTTCCGCCTTGTTCTTGATGTCGTCGATACCGGACATGTCTTTCACAACCTCCTGTTGTCGAAGAAATGCGCCTCGGTCGGCGCCCTACCCGTTCCACGGTACGCGGAGAACGGGTCGGACGGCGGGCTTCCGCCCGGGGTGATCCGTACCGTCGACACCGTCGACACCGTCGACACCGTCGACTCTGTCCACTACTTCGAGTAGTCGTAGAAGCCCTGGCCGGACTTCCGGCCGAGCTGACCGGCCTGCACCATGCGGCGCAGCAGCGGCGGGCAGGCGTACGACGGATCGCCGTACTCCTCGTACATGACGTCGGCGATGGAGGCACAGGTGTCGAGTCCGACCATGTCGGCCAGGGTCAGCGGGCCCATCGGGTGGGAGGCGCCGAGCTGCATGCCGGTGTCGATGTCCTCCCGGGTGGCCACGCCCTGCTCCACCATGCGCACGGCGGAGAGCAGGTAGGGCACGAGGAGGAAGTTGACGATGAAGCCCGACCGGTCCTTCGCCTGGATCGCGGTCTTGCCGAGCACCTCGGTGGCGTAGCCGCGGACGGTCGCCACGGTGGCGTCGTCGGTGGTGAGGGCCGGGATGACCTCGACCAGCTTCAGCACGGGCACCGGGTTGAAGAAGTGCAGGCCGATCACCCGGCCCGGGTTCTCCGTCGCCGAGGCGATGGTCTGGATCGGCAGGGAAGAGGTGTTCGAGCACAGCGGCGCGGACTTGTCGGTGACGACGGCGTCCAGCTTCGCGAAGACGTCCTTCTTGATGTCCTCGTTCTCGACGATGGCCTCCATGACCATCTCACGGTCCGCGAAGTCCGCCAGGTCGGTGGTGTAGCTGATCCGCGCGACGGCGGCGTCGCGGTCCTCCTGGGAGAGCTTGCCGCGGCTGACGGCCTTGTCGAGGGACTTCTCGATCCGGGCCTTGCCGCCGTCGAGGAACTCCTGCTTGGCCTCCCAGACCAGGACGTCGCTCCCGGACTTCGCGGCGACCTCGATAATGCCGCTGCCCATCTGACCTGCGCCGACAACGCCTACACGCTGAACCATGTGATGCTCCTTCTTCACGGGATGAATAAACGCAATAGTTATACTGACATAGTGTAACGCCAGTCACTGCTCCCGGTCGACGATACCGGGTCAGAGCACCGCACGGGGGCACGGGCGAGGGGGACTGTCCGGCAGACCACCCGTCAGCCCGGCAGGCCAAAAGTCCCTCAGAAGGCGTCCCGGACCCCATTGTGGCCTGCCACCTGAACCGATGGCCTGCCGGACCGGACGCAGCACCCCGTGCCGGGCGGTCGGGAGCCCCCACCCGACGCCGGACACAGATCACCCCCGGCACCTGACAGGACCGGGGGTTCACTGCTGACGTTTCAAGAGGAGAATGCTCAACTACCGTATAGCGGGGTTCCTTTCCTTCGATCGCTCCGACACCATTGACGGTACGGTCCGATCATTGGAGGAGCCTGCCAGCCGGCTTCCGGTTCGGTCCGGATCAGATCCAGACAGAATCCGGGCCAGATCCGGGTTCCGGAGGCGTCCCCTAGGCGCCGATCTGCCCCTGGTGCGACCAGGTGCCGTCGAAGACGTTGAACAGCACCGGGCTGCCGTTCGACAGGGCACCCAGGATGTGGGCCTTCCCGTCGGCGCCGAAGACGTAGAGCGGGCTGCCCGAGTCCCCGGAGACGGCCGGAATGAGGGCGAAGATCTCCTGGCTCTGCGAGTTGACCGACAGCACCGGACCACAGGTGCGTCCGGACAGTGCCCCGTCCTTGCAGACCAGACCGCCGACGAGCTCGTGCCCGACCGGGTACTGGTCACCGAGTTCGAGGCGCGGCCCGTTGAGCAGTGCATCGATCGGCATCCCGGTCGTGGCGACGCTGGCGATCCCCGTGGCGTCCGCGTCGACGGAGCCGTCCAGCCGGAACCAGCCGAGATCGTCGAGTCCGGCCTGCGGATCGGCCGGGTTGGCGCCGCCCTCGTCCACGAAACCGCCGGCGGCGAGGCCCGCAGCGTCCGCCAGCAGCTCCCCGTCCAGCGTCGTGATCCGGGTCGGCTGCTCACCGTGGAAGGACTCCGGGTCCAGGCAGTGGCCGGCGGTCACCCCGTAGGTGTCGTCGCCGCGGACCGCGACGGAGTTCAGCGTGCACTCGCCCACCGAGCCTTCGTCGGTGTGGATGAGGATGGAGGCACCGGCATGGGTCGTCGCCGCGGCGGCCACGGCGGGAGCCCCGGCTGCCACAGCGGCGGTCACGGCACAGGCGGTCAGGATTTTGCGGGACGAAAGTGTCATGGCCGCAGTCTAGACTGCCGGACATGCCCCTGTCCCCCAGCTACCCCGTCCGTTTCACCGGGGCCTCGGCCGACCCCGCCGCCCGCACCATCCGTGCGCTGCGTGCGGCGGGATTCCACACCTTCTCCCACACCACCCCCGTCACGCCCGGCGTGTCGCTGTCCGCCCCCGTGATCGACCGGTGCATCGACGAACTGTTCAGCGGCCGGGCCCACCGCCGCGCCGGCGCGCCGTTCACCGGCAGTCTCACCGCCGGGTCCGTGGTCGTCATCCGGCCGCTGGGCATCGGCGCCCTGGCGTCCCCCTGCCTGGTGCTGCGCGCCGACGTGGAGCGGACGGCCGCCGCCGTGACCGCCGAGGTCATCTACGCGACCCTGCCGGGGCACCTCGAATGCGGGGAGGAACGCTTCCACCTCCGCTGGGACCGGGACGCCGGTACCGCAGCCGTCACCGTCGGCGCCTTCTCCCGCGCCGCGCGGCCGCTGACCCGGCTGGGCGGCCCGGTCGCCCGCGGGGTGCAGCGGCTCATGGCCCGGCGCTACGCCGCGGCAGTCGCCGACCCCGGTTTCCGGAACTGAGGGGGTACCGCTAGTACGCCTCGCCGGGAATGAGCTCGGTGAGCATCCGCTCGCCACGGACGAACCGCCGGTAGTTCTCCGCCGTCGAAGCAGCGAGCTGCCGGTCCATCGACGAGACGGTGTTCGCCGAGTGGGTGGTGATGGTGACGTTGTCCATCTGCCACAGGTCGCTGCTGTCCGGCAGCGGCTCCGGATCGGTGACATCCAGACCGGCACCGGACAGGCGTCCCGACCGCAGGGCGTCCTCGAGGTCCGCGGTCACCACGACCGGACCCCGGGCGACGTTGACGAGCGTGGCCCCCTCGCGGAACAGGTCGAGCGTCTCCGCATTGATCATGCCCCGGGTCTCATCGGTGAGCGGGGCCGACAGGATCACATGGTCGCCCTGCGGGAGGACCTCCGCCAGCCGGTCGAACGGGACCGTCTCGCGTGCCCCCTCGACCGGACGCCCCGAGTGGTTCACGGCGACGACGTCCACACCGAACGGGGTGAGCATCTCGATGAGGTGCCGGCCGATTCCACCGGCTCCGACGATGGCGACGGTGGACCCGGCGAGCCAGCGGGTGCCGGCGTCCACTTCACGGGACACCGACCAGCTGCGCGCCCGGGCGATACGCACGTGCAGGTGGAGCACCGACAGCAGCAGCCCGACCGCCGCCTCGGCGACCTGGCGGCCGTAGATGCCGGAGGCGTTCGACCACCGGCGGTCACCGTCGGGTCCGGTGGTGACCAGACCGGCGTCCAGGTACTGCTCGATGCCGGCCTGGCACAGCTGCACCCACTTCACGGAGTCCGGTAACTCGGGGAACGCCGAGGGTCGCACGTTGATACTGATGAAGGCGTCCGCGTCGGCGATATCGTCGACGAT
This is a stretch of genomic DNA from Corynebacterium nuruki S6-4. It encodes these proteins:
- a CDS encoding DUF1990 family protein, producing the protein MPLSPSYPVRFTGASADPAARTIRALRAAGFHTFSHTTPVTPGVSLSAPVIDRCIDELFSGRAHRRAGAPFTGSLTAGSVVVIRPLGIGALASPCLVLRADVERTAAAVTAEVIYATLPGHLECGEERFHLRWDRDAGTAAVTVGAFSRAARPLTRLGGPVARGVQRLMARRYAAAVADPGFRN
- a CDS encoding D-isomer specific 2-hydroxyacid dehydrogenase family protein: MTTSTPNPTPAPTTDRTPAPRPLRVFIARMPLPETRAALEAEGAQIVDDIADADAFISINVRPSAFPELPDSVKWVQLCQAGIEQYLDAGLVTTGPDGDRRWSNASGIYGRQVAEAAVGLLLSVLHLHVRIARARSWSVSREVDAGTRWLAGSTVAIVGAGGIGRHLIEMLTPFGVDVVAVNHSGRPVEGARETVPFDRLAEVLPQGDHVILSAPLTDETRGMINAETLDLFREGATLVNVARGPVVVTADLEDALRSGRLSGAGLDVTDPEPLPDSSDLWQMDNVTITTHSANTVSSMDRQLAASTAENYRRFVRGERMLTELIPGEAY